A stretch of Shinella zoogloeoides DNA encodes these proteins:
- a CDS encoding acyl CoA:acetate/3-ketoacid CoA transferase: protein MSKHITPRQAADLIPDGAVVSVSSSSGLGCPDLTLKAIGERFDETGHPRNITTLHPIAAGDMSGIKGIDYIARQGLLAKVLAGSYPSGPSSSEPPLIWQMITGNEIPAYNVPSGILFDMHREAAAKRPGVITKVGLDTFVDPSREGCAMNDKAAAEAVVEKITFGGEEWLYFKAIAPQVAIIRATTADERGNLTYEHEGAYLGGLDQALAARNNGGIVIAQVKRLAKEGSLKPHDVRVPGVLVDYIVVDPEQKQTTQTLYDPAISGEIFRPLDSFRVPEFNIQKVIARRVAEELEAGSAVNLGFGISANVPRILMEEGLHGAVTWVIEQGAVGGVPLLDFAFGCASNADAFMPSPYQFTYFQGAGFDASLLSFLEIGRDGSVNVSKLSFRPHVTAGCGGFVDITARAKKVVFSGMFNAGAKLTIADGKLVIEKEGKLKKLVNAVEHVTFSGPRGVAQGQNITYVTERCVMKLTPEGIVLTEIAPGVDLKTHILDQSEFPLIVSPGLKVMDARLFTDAPIGLTLPNKAPRRLAGANHG from the coding sequence ATGAGCAAGCATATCACCCCGCGCCAGGCCGCAGACCTCATTCCCGACGGGGCCGTCGTCTCGGTCTCCTCCTCCTCCGGCCTCGGCTGCCCGGACCTGACGCTGAAGGCCATCGGCGAGCGTTTCGATGAGACCGGCCACCCGCGGAACATCACGACGCTGCACCCCATCGCGGCCGGCGACATGAGCGGCATCAAGGGCATCGACTACATCGCCAGGCAGGGCCTGCTCGCCAAGGTGCTGGCCGGTTCCTATCCGTCCGGCCCGTCCTCCTCCGAGCCGCCGCTGATCTGGCAGATGATTACCGGCAACGAGATCCCCGCCTACAACGTCCCCTCCGGCATCCTCTTCGACATGCATCGCGAAGCCGCCGCAAAGCGCCCCGGCGTCATCACCAAGGTCGGGCTCGATACCTTCGTCGATCCGAGCCGCGAGGGCTGCGCGATGAACGACAAGGCGGCGGCCGAAGCTGTCGTCGAGAAGATCACCTTCGGCGGCGAGGAGTGGCTGTACTTCAAGGCCATCGCGCCACAGGTCGCCATCATCCGCGCCACCACCGCGGACGAGCGCGGCAACCTCACCTACGAGCATGAAGGGGCCTATCTCGGTGGCCTCGACCAGGCGCTCGCCGCCCGCAACAATGGCGGCATCGTCATTGCGCAGGTCAAGCGCCTCGCCAAGGAAGGCTCGCTGAAGCCGCATGACGTGCGCGTGCCGGGCGTTCTGGTCGATTACATCGTGGTCGATCCCGAGCAGAAGCAGACGACGCAGACGCTCTACGATCCCGCCATTTCGGGCGAGATCTTCCGGCCGCTCGACAGTTTCCGTGTTCCGGAATTCAACATCCAGAAGGTCATCGCCCGCCGGGTGGCCGAGGAGCTCGAGGCCGGCAGCGCCGTCAATCTCGGCTTCGGCATTTCCGCCAATGTGCCGCGCATCCTCATGGAGGAGGGCCTGCACGGGGCCGTCACCTGGGTGATCGAACAGGGTGCCGTCGGCGGCGTGCCGCTGCTCGACTTCGCCTTCGGCTGCGCCTCCAATGCCGATGCCTTCATGCCCTCGCCCTACCAGTTCACCTATTTCCAGGGCGCAGGCTTCGACGCCTCGCTGCTCTCCTTCCTGGAGATCGGCAGGGACGGATCGGTCAACGTTTCCAAGCTCTCCTTCCGCCCGCATGTGACGGCCGGCTGCGGCGGCTTCGTCGACATCACGGCGCGGGCGAAGAAGGTCGTCTTCTCGGGCATGTTCAATGCCGGCGCGAAGCTCACTATAGCGGACGGCAAGCTCGTCATCGAAAAGGAAGGCAAGCTCAAGAAGCTGGTCAACGCGGTCGAGCACGTCACGTTCTCCGGCCCGCGCGGCGTGGCGCAGGGACAGAACATCACCTATGTCACCGAGCGCTGCGTGATGAAGCTGACGCCCGAGGGCATCGTGCTCACCGAGATCGCGCCGGGCGTCGACCTCAAGACGCATATCCTCGACCAGTCGGAATTCCCGCTGATCGTCTCGCCGGGCCTCAAGGTGATGGATGCACGCCTATTCACCGATGCGCCGATCGGCCTGACATTGCCCAACAAGGCGCCGCGCCGGCTTGCGGGGGCGAACCATGGCTGA
- a CDS encoding enoyl-CoA hydratase/isomerase family protein: MAEPRIRIAIDGPVATISVARPEKLNAFDIDMLKELSAACDTVEANAAVRVAILTGEGKAFSAGGDIRAWAGMEANEFGHAWVRFGHRVFERLATLRMPLVAAVNGHALGGGLELAAAADIRIAETQVKIGLPEAGLGMVPGWSGTQRLVKRFGAQAVRRMLLGGEVLTAEEAATLGIVDQVVETGTAVEAARAYAARIAARGPAATEISKLMISVANGEDNGAAVEALGSILVAKTGDLKEGVAAFTGKRPADFKGEW; this comes from the coding sequence ATGGCTGAGCCGCGCATCCGCATCGCTATTGACGGCCCCGTCGCGACGATATCGGTCGCGCGGCCGGAAAAGCTGAACGCCTTCGATATCGACATGCTGAAGGAGCTTTCCGCCGCCTGCGATACGGTGGAAGCCAATGCGGCCGTGCGCGTCGCCATTCTCACCGGCGAGGGCAAGGCCTTTTCCGCCGGCGGCGACATCCGCGCCTGGGCGGGCATGGAAGCCAACGAATTCGGCCACGCCTGGGTGCGCTTCGGCCACCGCGTCTTCGAGCGGCTGGCGACGTTGCGCATGCCGCTGGTCGCCGCCGTCAACGGCCATGCGCTGGGTGGCGGACTGGAACTGGCTGCTGCCGCCGATATCCGCATTGCCGAGACGCAGGTGAAGATCGGCCTGCCGGAAGCCGGCCTTGGCATGGTGCCCGGCTGGTCCGGCACGCAGCGGCTGGTGAAGCGTTTCGGCGCGCAGGCGGTGCGGCGCATGCTGCTGGGCGGCGAGGTGCTGACGGCGGAGGAAGCGGCAACGCTCGGCATCGTCGATCAGGTCGTTGAGACCGGAACGGCCGTCGAAGCCGCCCGGGCCTACGCGGCGCGCATCGCCGCGCGCGGGCCGGCGGCGACGGAGATTTCCAAGCTGATGATTTCGGTGGCGAATGGCGAGGACAACGGCGCGGCGGTGGAAGCCCTCGGCTCCATCCTCGTCGCTAAGACCGGGGACCTCAAGGAAGGCGTCGCCGCCTTCACGGGAAAACGCCCCGCAGACTTCAAGGGAGAATGGTAA
- a CDS encoding aldehyde dehydrogenase family protein has translation MTAHVKPKALDDFKARDFRMLIDGVWTEGAGSALERVAPGHGVVVSRYPAGTKADAERAIAAARKAFDDGPWPRMTGAERSNILLRAADLIAAKADELAFLDCIESGKPISQAKGELGGAADIWRYAAALARDLHGESYNTLGEGTLGVVLREAIGVVSIITPWNFPFLIVSQKLPFALAAGCTTVVKPSELTSGSTLLLGEILIEAGVPAGVVNIVTGTGPEVGAPMTTHPDVDMVSFTGSTGVGRLTMANAAQTLKKVSLELGGKNPQIVFPDANLDEFIDAAVFGAYFNAGECCNAGSRLILHKSIAADVTARVAELAKKVKVGDPLDPTTQVGAIITPQHLEKIGTYVDGAAKAGASVALGGTALDLGLGQFMAPTILSGVKPDMAVAREEVFGPVLSVLTFETTDEAIRIANAIDYGLSAGVWSRDFDTCLTIGRKVRAGTIWMNTFMDGASELPFGGYRQSGLGRELGRHAVEDYTETKTLNMHMGARTGWWMPR, from the coding sequence ATGACCGCGCATGTGAAACCCAAGGCGCTCGACGATTTCAAGGCGCGCGATTTCCGCATGCTGATCGACGGCGTATGGACGGAAGGCGCCGGCAGCGCGCTCGAACGCGTCGCGCCGGGTCATGGCGTCGTCGTCAGCCGCTATCCGGCCGGCACGAAGGCCGATGCCGAGCGCGCCATCGCCGCCGCCCGCAAGGCCTTCGATGACGGTCCGTGGCCACGCATGACAGGTGCGGAGCGCTCCAACATCCTGCTGAGAGCCGCCGATCTCATCGCAGCGAAGGCCGACGAACTTGCCTTCCTCGACTGCATCGAAAGCGGCAAGCCGATCAGCCAGGCCAAGGGCGAGCTTGGCGGCGCGGCCGATATCTGGCGCTATGCCGCGGCACTGGCGCGCGATCTCCACGGCGAGAGCTACAACACGCTGGGCGAAGGCACGCTCGGCGTCGTGCTGCGCGAGGCGATCGGCGTCGTCTCGATCATCACGCCCTGGAACTTCCCCTTCCTGATCGTAAGCCAGAAATTACCATTCGCGCTCGCCGCCGGCTGCACGACGGTCGTCAAGCCTTCCGAGCTGACGTCAGGCTCGACGCTTCTTCTCGGTGAAATCCTCATCGAGGCCGGTGTGCCGGCCGGCGTCGTCAACATCGTCACCGGCACCGGCCCGGAAGTCGGCGCGCCGATGACGACGCATCCCGATGTCGACATGGTCTCCTTCACCGGCTCCACCGGTGTCGGCCGCCTGACCATGGCGAACGCCGCCCAGACCCTGAAGAAGGTGTCGCTGGAACTCGGCGGCAAGAACCCGCAGATCGTCTTCCCCGACGCCAATCTCGACGAATTCATCGACGCCGCCGTCTTCGGCGCCTATTTCAATGCCGGCGAATGCTGCAATGCCGGCTCGCGGCTGATCCTGCACAAGTCCATTGCAGCGGACGTGACCGCGCGCGTGGCGGAACTGGCGAAGAAGGTGAAGGTCGGCGATCCGCTCGACCCGACGACGCAGGTCGGCGCGATCATCACGCCGCAGCATCTCGAAAAGATCGGCACCTATGTCGATGGCGCGGCGAAGGCCGGGGCATCCGTCGCGCTCGGCGGGACTGCACTCGATCTCGGCCTCGGCCAGTTCATGGCGCCAACGATCCTGTCGGGCGTGAAGCCGGACATGGCGGTTGCCCGTGAAGAAGTGTTCGGCCCGGTCCTCTCCGTGCTGACCTTCGAGACCACGGACGAGGCGATCCGCATCGCCAACGCCATCGACTACGGCCTTTCGGCCGGCGTCTGGAGCCGCGATTTCGATACGTGCCTGACCATCGGCCGCAAGGTGCGCGCCGGCACGATCTGGATGAACACCTTCATGGACGGCGCGTCGGAACTGCCCTTCGGCGGCTACCGCCAATCCGGCCTCGGCCGCGAACTCGGCCGCCATGCGGTGGAGGACTATACGGAAACCAAGACGCTCAACATGCATATGGGCGCGCGCACCGGCTGGTGGATGCCGCGATGA